The window ATCAAGACTTGCTTTCAGAGCATAAACTATTTCTGGacttaactatttttttgtaacaaatttttgtttcattttttgtttcatcataaaaatagaataaaaatgaatgtgtTAGTTAATAACGAaattagttgttttttatattttatttttaattttcatagtgaatatttgtttattttctagaCTAATCAAACTACTATTTCAGTGAAGGTAGTGTGATAAAGTTTGCCTcaatgtaagtatgtatatagctaaaatttgattttaatttcaatgattACATTGTCATTGTTTGGTTACCTGCTTTACTGCTAGGCAAGTCCTATTGCGCAACTTTATTATAACGAGATACGGAGCTCAATGCCCGCATGCCCCGCATAGGCGGTAACTGCAGGGAATGCAAACTCACGAAATGAATTTACTATTTTCTACTTTTGACGAATGCAAATAGCAACCGAAGGTAATTTGCgcaaatttataaattgtacaaaaataatgttgcGACAATTATCATCGTAAGCACTGCTCTCTctcatacaataaaaaaaaacaaatttaatgacGCTTGAAAGcacaaatatgatttaaaatacaTGGATTAAGTGACTGTGCGAGATCGACGCAGCAACTCTGCGCAGCCCTAACAGTCCACAACAACGACAATACAACAACAACTAATCATGTGGTGGCTCACCTCCTCATAACCCTCGTTTTTCTCCCTTTCCGAGAGCGGTCGACATCGGACTACAACCTTCACACACTCGTTGAGGGCCGTCCGAGGTCGCGCAGACTTTTCCATCTTAGAACAACCCCTTTCTATGGGATTATTTTTCGTCCACGCTCAAAGTCACCGATATCGATCCATTCGGCAAGCCCTTATCACTATCACCTGTTTCGAATAGACTCCGTAGAAAACAATAACTGTACAGCCGATACACTAACGCACAATATCAATAGAAACAGAACAACAcgattaaatatttagaaactttgcaaaataaataaaaatcgtaaatGTACTACTATAAGACGTTTCGCAGCCGGCCGCCACTAGCGGACATTACATTTCAACTGATTCTATTTGATTTGACTTTATTTTCCCGCTGCGCATGTCAAAGAAAACGAGTTGCTATGTCATGCACACAAGTTGCAACCTTAAAAATAGCTAAATTGAATCACACTTTTAACCTTAAGCAGACGACTTAAAGTCGAAATTTTCCCGCGGAAGTTCAAACATTTAATCAAAACATGGATTCTAAGGCTCAATGCAAAACACTGAATGACGGATAAATAGgagttacaataataaaaaaataacgacaaaattgaaataaacctTGCAActgttattcttttttataatgccGAGGTCCGATGATTTTCTTGATGCTTATCTTAATGTATAGATATCGAAGTGGTAAATGTATTAGTAATAGTCATTGACAAATATCCAATACAATTGTTAATTACAAAACTATGTcactacaaaataaacaatatacataaaaaaaatgtaattgaccAAGAACTCTACACAACATGTCATATTTCATCTGTGATATGAGTTTGACATTAACACCccagtatttatttacaattatagaaGTCAGAATAGTTACATGTTTTGTGATAATTACATCTGAATCGGAGTATTTGAATACGTACCAAATCTAAGATAGCAGAAATATAcacatcaaataatttaaattctatgAATGCAGTTATTTAAGAACCTAGTATAGCCAGTACAGCCTTTAAATAGTTACGTGGATCATTATGTCTACTAActtgaacataattttaaaaagggCGAGCAAAGTATATCATGAAGGTGTAAGTAAAGAGTTTATGTTAAAGTGATTTGTCAAGTTCTGCGTAATAAAgtacagtttaaataaaataatattcgttAAATTAAACAGTGTCTTTTTCAGTGTAACTCATAAAGTTTCTATCTACATCATAGGAATTACAATATGGTTTATCCTCCTTCCTGCCTTAATCCCGTTTTATTTGGGGTCGACAAAAATCGTGTTCTTCTATCTATCCCAATCAATTACAGTATGTATGTAATCAGTCGCATTGAGGGAAGCCAGTCGCCACCAAAGCTTGTCTAAATTGGTACCCTTTCAGATGTACTGCTTAACAGCGGTAACCAACAGAAGTAACGATGAACTGACATTCCTACCTGAAACTGTATATTTCAGGAAACTATAGCAGGTGTAGCGGTGGTGGAGAGCAGCAGCGACGTCCGGCATGAGGGGCTCTCTCTTGTGATGGAGGGCTGTGTAAACCTGCAGCTGAGTACCAAGAATGTCGGCATTTTTGAAGCCTTCTCCAACAGTATCAAAGTAAGATACATAAGGTTCATACATTTACATTCAACTTCAgtaatttatcattataatatgtaatgtaaattgttttgtcttGAAATATGTGGCTTGAAGGCCATTTGAACGTGAAACCCTCCTaaccaataaaattttatttgtcagcCTATCAACTTGATCAACACTTGCATTGAGTTGGCTCCTCCGGGCAAGATTCCTGTTGGAGTGACTGAGATACCCTTTGAGATGCCACTGAGGGCCCGGCAGGCTGTCTCACCTGGCTACCCTGGCCTGCTGGAGACATATCATGGAGTATTTGTCAACATCATGTACACACTCAAATGCAGTATGAAAAGATCTTTTTTGAACAAACCCCTTAATGCCAGCTGTCAGTTCTTTGTTCAGTATAAACAGGTAGGCAAGATAATTAACGATTTTACATGAAATAGCGAAGGTGTTAAATTGTatctatttgtaaataatagcaATATAGATGAGTGGAAAAACACTAATCGTTTAGAAAGTAAATGCAGTGGTGTGATGCAGCAAGAGCCGGCGCCGGCGAAGCCTGTGCGCTGCGAGATCAACCCCGCCACCatccgcgccgccgccgcgggcCCGCGCGCCGCCATGCCGCACTTCCAGATCTACGCGGAGATCGACTCCACCGTCTGTGCACTCGATAAACCGCTTACGGGAAAGGtacataatcataatattaccATATTATCATAAAGTTACCCTTTTCCACAACCGTTTGTGTAATAGTAGTTTTTACAAATTGTAGCCCTTTAAAAACTTTTGCCTGAATTCGTGAGTGATTGTTTGAGCTGTTTTAGTAGTATACAGAGACATCGATCTTAGAAACGCGTGCTATATTCGTGGTCAAAAAAAGGAAAGGTAGTTGATTAAAACCAAGctgtaattttatcatttagAAGCCCTGATATTCCAGATTCGTGTGGACGAGTGCTCCGTGGCTATAAGGTCGATAGAACTTCAGTTGGTCCGCGTGGAGACTTGCGGTTGCGCTGAAGGCTATTCTAAGGATGGTAATAAATCTACTTTCTACAATTATCATAAGTAGTCGCATAAAATCTCTTCCCTAATAAACAACCTAATCTGAAAAGTGCCTTAGTGTTGTATTGTGGGTGAGCAGAGTGTTGTGTTGCAGCGACGGAGATCCAGAACATCCAGGTGGGCGAGGGCGACGTGCGGCGCGGCCGCGACCTGCCGCTCTACATGGTGCTGCCGCGACTCTTCACCTGCCCCACCACCACCACCGTCAACTTCAAGATTGGTGAGCTACGTACTATAACTGAGAGCTAAGGAACTTACCCTATCGCATTTAAAACACGGCTTAGCAGTCAGATATAAGTGCCTTAGCCTCCGAGTTAATCCACAGTGTTAGTTACCTTCATACCTAACTtaatcaaaattgaaacatacatataatatagtTTGAATAGAGCAATGGCTTATATTTGTTGCAGAGTTCGAGCTAAACATTGCAGTAATATTTGAAGACGACTATTTAGTGACTGAAAACTTTCcaatattacttttaagaaGCAGATAGTTATTATgaacaaataatgtaaataagtattggTAATTGAATAAGTATATAACTACCTatagtacatatattatattattgtctttTATTCTTAGTATATATaccaaatttattaatattatagtatttactataaaaatattattgcaaatgtCTGAAGAAATAAGactaaaaaacaatacaacCGGCCGGCAACGCACTTGTGACTCCATGGTATTGTGAGTGTTTATAGGCGGCGGCTGCTAGATTGCCCCTAgttcatgaataaataaaaaatgtcagaTTCGCCCCGGGCGCCACTATCAGGAGGGCGGCAAATTATCATGTAATATTCCGATTTTCCGCGCGCGCGGACGAAATATACCCTTTTACAGTGACGAAAAAGTAAGCGACCTTTTTTTAGGTACCTAATTTGGGCGCCAAGGTGTGAACGACGGTGACCCAAGCTACGCCACTGCAAATAACAATGTATCAATGATCTGCAAggaacattaataaaacaaatgtcgTGTTTACAACATCAATTATTATCATTGATAAGAGAATATATTATCTTGAAagttattatgttatatttttgtctgtTCTAGATGTATAAATACATCAAGTTTGCAACAATTTTACTTGCAGCTGGttgtatttttgtgtgtatcaaataaaaacaatttcatcaacaaaatactttattgacttaaaagtaaaatacgAAATTACACTTAATTACATCAATAGGTTTTAATCAAAGTTAAATTTAGATCCAACATCTATAGAAATATTCCTATCACATTATAAATCGCCATTTTACATCTGGTATTGGCATACTTGATTTTTGCGTAGTCTTGATATCCCAGTATTTCCATTACATCCTAATTAACGCTGTACGGTGATGACAATGACGAAGTATCCTAACATGATTGTACACAGCTCACAAACACATCTGAATATCGTAATTTCTTAAtcactttatatatttatttacttgaattGTTTGTTTAGTGTTACTATCGCCCTCTATAATTCAAGTCATTCCCGCGCCTCACGAATTTAATCATTCTTTCTCAGCCCACGTTTGAAACATAAACGGTTCAATTAATTATAGATAAGATACTTTTTTGCttggttttatattatattaccaaAAAGTAGGggttttcaaaacatattatCATCACTCATTGGATCAGAGGCGGAAggataaacaattttgtttgtaataattgTGGTGTATTTTAGTGCAGACTGAAGTTATAtggaaaggtttttttttaaatataatcggAATTACGGAAactgttattatataaattcacTACTTTTATAGGTTATTGTTGCGacctataaaattaatgtagtaAGATTAGTAGCATAACTTGTAGTTATATTCTATTTGATCTAAACTAATgactattattgtattaaagatgttttaaactataacaatatagtttaaatattttggcaAAAGCCAGAGTTGATCTGTGGCTGAACCCTTATGCCCTTTTCTTGCTTATTTAACTGCCTGGGCATATACATATACTGGGCATATGACTCCCACcgaataaaactatttcagGCACCTTCAGTTGCCTAAGCCAGAGCCAAGGGATTGCTCACGTATTTTCTGCGCGACTCTGAACAAATATGGATGTTATAGTAACATAAGTTGTAAAGTGTACAACATGAAAATTTGATACCATCTAGGTAATGATATAGATCAGTTAATTAATAGCAATATTGTGAATATTGTGATAAGTATATGCGCGAGGCCAGTCCGCGGCCTGGCGGGGTGTGTCGCCGGCAGCCTAGGGGTCGGGCGGGCGCGGCTGCACGTAGTTGCGGCACAGCCCGAAGAACCGCTGCGGCCGCAGGCTGCGCTTCTCCGCCTGGAACCTGCGCACACACTGCTGTAgcgggcgggggcgggggcgggggcggggcgGGGCGGGGGCTGCGGGGGGGGGGCTCACCTCCAGCCGATGTGCGCCATGCAGGTGTTGCAGAGCAGCACGGTCCAGGTGTAGCCGGGGAACCACGAGTACTCCGCGGACGGCGCGCCGCTCAGCTGCACGTTGCTCGTCTGCCGCACCGTCAGGATGTCGTGCATGTAGCCGCCTCgacacaacaacaacaacaacttttattttaaataggtcgTTTTCCAggcaattttaaaaagttacagtatgcactctaggtgcacggttctaatattatttatattttcataaacaccGTAACACAGCAAAAAACATCATCAAAATGgtaattcttttaataaagtcATACATCATGAACGTTAGAATGAAGTAAAGTTTACTGAGGTTTGCGCTgttgatttaatgataattttacatatttggATTTTATTAGGACTACAGATTAAGAGAATCTGTAGTCCTAATAAAATCCTTAATATGAATGTCAAGGCATTGCAAAGATTGAAAGAATAAAGGCTGTGGGGAAACTGATAGTAGATAATAAACAAGTACAACAAAATGACCTAGCGGGCCGCCACAAACCGACCACATGTAAAGCaatactaagtccacgcgcgCTCATCACTTCTGTTTATTAGAATGGATTTGGCAGtctaaaataaacttgttgAATGGTAAACTCGTAGGGATTGTGTGATATTAATACATACCACACAatccccactaatattataaatgtaagtttgGTCATTTCTTCATACatcgcggacgaagtcgcgggcaacggttagttaattataaaaacgaataaaatccCGTAGAAAAGATTTCGTGTTTGTCTCTGATAACGTAAATATTGGAACTATGCAGTGCAACTTAAACTTTATTACTCGtgatgtaaatttaaatataaactaatctAAAACCTTTAACAATACATATACACACACACGAATAGAGAAGTAAGCTACAAGTTTTGTCAGGCTTACCCAAGTTCGTGTAATTAGAGTGCACGCCCTCGCTGGACATCGCGAAAATGTGTTCCCTGCGTGCGATCTCCGTCTGGCATGACGTACAACAAAGCGCAGTTTGCTGAAAATCGAAGCCACTTCAATAGAAATAAGGGGTTAATTATCTTAATCAAACTCTGTTATCAGAGTGTCGGTAGGCGTTAAAGTTAAGGGATTATGAGCCAATGTTAGGATATTTCTTGCGAATTGTAAAATAGGTGAGTGAGGAGTgatgtttacctttttaatgtGCTGACTTTCCATGTGCAGGCGCAGCAGCGCGTTGTCGACGAGGAAAAGCGCGAGGCGCTCGGCCTTGCGCAGCGCCAGGTTGGATGCCACCCAGAACGACAGGGACACTGGATCGTCCGGCAGATCAACTACGCCATACAATCCCATTACCCACTTTGTAATAAGCTCAAATATATAGGGAAACTTGCACCTGAGGAGGTCTTTGCTCACCTGACATGATATCCTTGAAGTAGTCTAGGATTTCACTGCGCAAACGGTCATAGTCGAAAATATGGTACACAAACAGCGGCCAGGGAGTCAGCGCCGCATCCATGCGGCGAAGAAGCTGCTGCTGCGGGTCCCTGCACAGAGCAGTGAGTCAGGCGGCGAGCGGGCGACCGGTGTTATGGATAGGCTCCCACTATGAGGCGAAAGACCGACACTCCCTACATGTCGGCCTGCAAACAAAACGCGAAAGGATCCGTCGAGCCCACATTAATGACTGGCGGGAGTCCGTAGTCGGTGCATGAAGAACTACAATGTACTGACACCAAAACGCGGATGATTCAGTATAGCGGTTTAGGTTTAGGCAGAAAGAGTTCAACATTATTTGTTCTTCCCTGAAGTCGCTCCGCCCATGACGATTCGGCCACCTTATCGAAAAAAGGCATAGATCATACGTACAGGTGTGCGGGCTCGCGCAGCGGGTCGAGCGCGGCCAGGCGCGCCGGCCGCAGCGAGTCGCGCGACGCCATCTCCGCCAACACGCGCACCTCCACCAGTACCATGCGGCTGTACCACAACACAAATCATAAACTACTCTCATCTCAAACACTAAATCATTCAGGGTTAAATATACCAATACACGCGTTAACGGGCGTCTCGTCTTTACACTCGCAGCCACCTTTTAATATGGTTATTTATGCGTTAGTAAATAACCATATTATAGGgtagcttattttttattaattgtaattgtaattttttttaaattcagtttaaGCCgcgataaagaaaattaataatttgaaattatatttttgacatttaaatagtAACAGTGTTACTTGGCGTATCTGTCGAGGGGCACGGTCCGGCGCGGCACGCCCACCATCCGGAAGCGGTGCGTGGCGCGCGCCTTGAACGTCACGGACGCGGAGCCGTCGTGCTCATCGTCGATGCCCGCCATCTCTACCTCGCAGATCACACCGAAGCCCGACACTGTGCCACCCACCTCGCTACACACccaaaaaaaacagttttgacGAATCTAAATtaacattcataataatatatttacccAAGCACAGTCTATTGGCGAGCGAGCACGCGTTTTCCTTGGCTGCGGTACTCACTCGGGACAGAGTAGGCCGAACAACTTTTCATTCTTGATGGCGTCAACAAGCACGTCGGCATCGGGCCCGTGCGGCAGCAGCATGGGTACGGTCTCGCCCGGGAACACGACGCCGTGGTGCAGCAGCACAGGCAGGCGCCCTCGCCAGCCCGCCTCCAGCAAGCGGCGCCCGCCCACGCTCACCAGCCCAGGGCCCAGATACTACGACACCAACACACTCATCACTGCCCTCACATTAAGCCATTATGACTAAATTAAAGGCCttgaaatacatattattattaaaatctgaGTTTGTactgtttcattattaaatgatgtaacggtttactcacgcgtatttatcggggtagcctgactagtttcggacccaaccggagtccttaatcatgagcagacgcggcgggatcgcgagtcgaaccgcTTGATTTTGTACTGTTTGTTAATTCTCAGAAATCAAGCTTTTGGGGTGATAATTACCACAtagtgtttaaaattatttcatacttAGATTTGCAAGTTACAAGATCCTTTGTTGCAGACTTCTTTTACAGTTAAGTCGCCAGCAAAGTTTTTAGGTAATGTTTGTATATAGGTAATGTACATCAATTATCATAAACTctctaatgttatttaataaatagccATAAACCTACATAGTTTTAGGAAATAATTAAACCTTAAGATTAATGGATATTAGCATTTTACAGTCAGAATGTACTAACTGAGTGTGAAGCTGTTAGGGATATGTCATAGGGTTGAACTTCTTCTATTTGTGCTGGGTCAGGGATGCTGTCATCCACGCCTTCTGCATCGTTGCCATCACTATCTGTATgccaaaataaacaatgttcaGTTTATCTGCATTTCTTGGTGCGCTGGAACTAATTTAACAGACTAAGTGGTTCATTAGCCATTATTATCAGTATGCTTGACTGCAGACCAGAGTGCAAATACATCAAGATATACTCTTTTAAGGATATAATATGAACAGACTATGcatgaaaaatatatctataactagctgatgcccgcgacttcgtttgtggttagaagatataagtatttttataaatcagaTTAGTTTTTTAGAGTCTTCCCAATTTTGGCCttatgttgtaaaatatttcattactgttCTGTTTCTACTAATCATAGCATGATGGTAGATATATATCCTacagccttcctcaatgaagaTATTATCTTACACAgacatcatcattcccctgccatACCACATTCCCCTtgtcccaattattatttggggttggcgcaacatgtcttcttcttcgaACACAgacataattaatcaaattggCTAGTGACAATTTCATGAgtatcccaatttttttttttcaaaattattatggCCTATTTTAATCTGGGATAATTAAGTATTCTAAATGAAATCGGTcaagtatttttaagtttcttcattacaaacacacacataaatctttcctctttataatattagtgtagatgttttcatattcatattctttaCTGTCCATCTACAATGTAAGATAAGAtggtaatacaattatgatggAAGCAATCGTGGACTCTGATGGGCACAGCAAACGGCAAGCTAGAAGAGGCGTAGCTTGTAAGTCTTgtatattataatcattaatttgttaaaaataaaaagaccaaactaatatttttattttattttttatattattttaaatgtgtgtactttaaatttatgatttttcaaTGAATAGAAATATTCGTATACACAATCTTATCACCAACAATTAATTACAGATACTTATTTTGTgaatcaataacaataaatttcaaCTTACCACTGTCGGCCATGAGCCTCTCAATTAATTGTTCTAGTGTTAAAGACGAAATCTTGACggtttgtaataaataagttgtgaataaaatataaagtaactaTTTGATAAAGGGTATTTCTTTCAAGtgcacaaataaaaataatttaattaggttACACTTTCATTCGTTACCCATGCTTAGAttagtttacaaaataaatcattttaagataattaatttgagatgataatattttgttatgtataacatttattgcttaaaatattgaaagaagATTCGTAGGTAAGGTATAGATACAccttagattatatacctaCAGATACACTCATTGATTTAGACATCATAACAAAATGTCAACAGTTAAATGTCATGCCTTAAAAATCGAATGTTGTATGATGGAAAAATGCATGCAACAGGAGCAAAATTATTGAGTGAGATGTGCtcactcaatttttttttttgtaaatcattcTTTTTTCATAACATATATgtagaaacattttattatcatttaatattatgtttatattattatttccattcTTCTTTGTTGTATCAGAAACAAGTGTTTCGAAAATTGTATGGCATATCCGAACGTTCTGTCTTTCAGTTTTTTCTTTATGGTCTATAATTGCGTgcttttttgttgaaattctattttatCTGTTGTCATTCAATATTTCGTGAATGCACGTCTCGTGAGTTGACTGATacgataaaaatatcgaattgtGTTTAAGAAATGTGAATAAACAGTGCTTGTTGCAATAAACAGTTGCATGAAAATGTATCGTAAAGTAGTGTGGTGTTACGTATTTGTATTGACGTTGTTAGATATATCTCTGAACACCAAGCTGTCAGCCCAGGGAAAGAGCCATggtaaaatcgattttaaaacactaaatagatatatgtatttgttttttctgaACTTTTTTCCTAACATAGGTATTGTAACCCTCCGTACTGAGTACTAGAATAATAAGGGTTTGAAAAAGCGATCAAGAATACCAGCAATATCTTGGCAGAATGATCGTAAGGCGGTAGTGTGCGGCGCGATGTTATTTTAGATCGGGGCCGAGACGGGTTTGTTTGTCGTTTTTTAGTTAACTATGTATGGTATTTCGGCAAGTCTAAAGATGGTAGAGAAGCGGCTGGCTCGCTGAAACGCACGTGAAATGTGCTCCACATGGGTACTTGGATGCAGATGTGCAACACTGTGAATTCTCCTAATGACCCCCACTATACCTTGAAACGCCGCCTTATGGCTTCTTTATG is drawn from Trichoplusia ni isolate ovarian cell line Hi5 chromosome 18, tn1, whole genome shotgun sequence and contains these coding sequences:
- the LOC113502946 gene encoding Down syndrome critical region protein 3 homolog, giving the protein MSTNLNIILKRASKVYHEGETIAGVAVVESSSDVRHEGLSLVMEGCVNLQLSTKNVGIFEAFSNSIKPINLINTCIELAPPGKIPVGVTEIPFEMPLRARQAVSPGYPGLLETYHGVFVNIMYTLKCSMKRSFLNKPLNASCQFFVQYKQQEPAPAKPVRCEINPATIRAAAAGPRAAMPHFQIYAEIDSTVCALDKPLTGKIRVDECSVAIRSIELQLVRVETCGCAEGYSKDATEIQNIQVGEGDVRRGRDLPLYMVLPRLFTCPTTTTVNFKIEFELNIAVIFEDDYLVTENFPILLLRSR
- the LOC113502945 gene encoding protein cereblon-like, encoding MADSDSDGNDAEGVDDSIPDPAQIEEVQPYDISLTASHSYLGPGLVSVGGRRLLEAGWRGRLPVLLHHGVVFPGETVPMLLPHGPDADVLVDAIKNEKLFGLLCPDEVGGTVSGFGVICEVEMAGIDDEHDGSASVTFKARATHRFRMVGVPRRTVPLDRYANRMVLVEVRVLAEMASRDSLRPARLAALDPLREPAHLDPQQQLLRRMDAALTPWPLFVYHIFDYDRLRSEILDYFKDIMSVDLPDDPVSLSFWVASNLALRKAERLALFLVDNALLRLHMESQHIKKQTALCCTSCQTEIARREHIFAMSSEGVHSNYTNLGGYMHDILTVRQTSNVQLSGAPSAEYSWFPGYTWTVLLCNTCMAHIGWRFQAEKRSLRPQRFFGLCRNYVQPRPPDP